A genomic stretch from Armatimonadota bacterium includes:
- a CDS encoding DUF4965 domain-containing protein: MLNIATALVAASLSQNGFRPPAVPLVTHDPYFSLWSRTDALTDGPVSHWTGTPQPIRSMVRVDGKAFRIMGAAPADLPAMTQTSVGVYPTRTVYRFEGGGIEVLLKFTTPMLPDDLDLFSRPASYISWTVRSLDGASHKVSVYFDASPVIAVNEPSQQVEWSKTQVGKLNLLRISSVDQPTLQKRGDNLRIDWGHLLIGTSGDAAIAAAPAKSFAETGMVGKTEPSKPTNAGKAPLAAISLSMGTIGKNRKTSHIVFGYDDEYSIQLMQNNLRPYWRRNGLDGNRMMALAEQEYAANVSKCEKFDSQLLADLVKTGGENYGRLGSLAYRQSFAAQKVVADANGQPLMFSKENFSNGCIATVDVLYPAAPQMLFFSPTLTKASLTPLMEYASSPRWKFPFAPHDMGTYPKANGQVYGGGEFTEDNQMPVEETGNMIILLAALAKVEGNAEYSAKYWPVLTRWAKYLASKGFDPERQLCTDDFAGHLGHNVNLSIKAIVGLDSFAYLADKLGKKSEAATYHKLAKEFADRWVKEAKEGDHYRLAFDQPNTWSQKYNLVWDRLLGLNLFPSSVATEEMAYYRTKMHGYGLPLDNRRDYTKLDWEIWTATLTGKRDDFETILDPVIAFLNETPDRNPMSDWYDTVNAKQQGFQARSVVGGVFIKMLDTPFWKKYAARDKDTAKDWAKLPVPPKLTPILPISTQKAVDWRYVDATPGDGWSNAVFDDSNWNVAPAGFGEGDNRGGQIRTPWKTKDIWMRTTFDLGKVSAENVRLILAHDDGAEVYINGVLAVHAPGAAGYDTYQLPKTVIASLKATGNVIAVHVHDDGGDRYADAGIAAVSK, from the coding sequence ATGCTGAATATCGCAACTGCGCTCGTCGCCGCCTCGCTTTCGCAAAATGGGTTCCGCCCCCCGGCCGTTCCCCTCGTGACCCACGATCCGTACTTCAGCCTCTGGTCGCGCACCGACGCCCTGACCGATGGGCCGGTGAGCCACTGGACCGGAACTCCGCAACCCATCCGCAGTATGGTTCGCGTCGATGGCAAGGCGTTCCGAATCATGGGCGCGGCTCCCGCTGATCTCCCGGCGATGACGCAAACCAGCGTCGGCGTCTATCCCACTCGCACCGTCTATCGCTTCGAAGGCGGAGGCATCGAGGTCCTGCTCAAGTTCACAACCCCAATGCTGCCCGACGACCTCGACCTTTTCTCCCGTCCCGCCAGCTACATCTCCTGGACCGTCCGATCTCTCGACGGCGCGTCGCACAAGGTTTCGGTCTACTTCGATGCCAGTCCGGTCATCGCTGTTAACGAGCCCAGCCAGCAAGTCGAATGGAGCAAGACCCAAGTCGGCAAACTCAACCTGCTTCGCATCTCGAGCGTCGATCAACCCACCCTGCAGAAGCGCGGAGACAATCTGCGCATCGACTGGGGCCACCTACTCATCGGCACCTCCGGTGACGCCGCCATCGCCGCCGCTCCCGCCAAGTCGTTCGCTGAAACCGGCATGGTCGGCAAAACCGAGCCGTCCAAGCCAACCAACGCCGGAAAGGCTCCGCTCGCCGCCATTTCCCTTTCGATGGGCACCATCGGCAAGAACCGCAAGACTAGCCACATCGTCTTCGGCTACGACGACGAATACAGCATCCAGTTGATGCAGAACAATCTGCGTCCCTACTGGCGTCGAAACGGCCTCGATGGCAACCGAATGATGGCGCTCGCCGAGCAGGAATACGCCGCCAACGTCTCCAAGTGCGAGAAGTTCGACAGCCAACTGCTGGCCGATCTCGTCAAAACCGGTGGCGAAAACTACGGCCGCCTCGGCAGCCTTGCCTATCGCCAGAGCTTCGCCGCGCAAAAGGTCGTCGCCGACGCCAACGGACAGCCGTTGATGTTCAGCAAGGAGAACTTCAGCAACGGCTGTATCGCCACCGTCGACGTCCTCTACCCCGCCGCGCCGCAGATGCTCTTCTTCAGCCCGACCCTCACGAAGGCGTCGCTCACGCCGCTGATGGAATACGCCTCGTCGCCACGCTGGAAATTCCCCTTCGCCCCGCACGACATGGGCACCTACCCCAAGGCCAACGGCCAGGTGTACGGCGGCGGTGAGTTCACCGAAGACAACCAAATGCCGGTCGAAGAGACGGGCAACATGATTATTCTCTTAGCCGCGCTCGCCAAGGTCGAGGGCAACGCCGAATACTCGGCCAAGTACTGGCCGGTGCTCACGCGCTGGGCCAAGTATCTGGCTAGCAAGGGCTTCGACCCCGAGCGTCAGCTTTGCACCGACGACTTCGCCGGTCACCTCGGCCACAATGTCAACCTGTCGATCAAGGCCATCGTCGGCCTGGATAGCTTTGCGTACCTCGCCGATAAGCTCGGCAAGAAGTCGGAAGCCGCCACCTACCACAAGCTGGCCAAGGAGTTTGCCGATCGATGGGTGAAGGAAGCGAAGGAAGGCGACCACTACCGCCTCGCCTTCGACCAGCCCAACACCTGGAGCCAAAAGTACAACCTGGTTTGGGACCGCCTGCTGGGCCTCAATCTCTTCCCGAGTTCCGTCGCCACCGAAGAGATGGCGTACTACCGAACGAAGATGCACGGCTACGGCCTGCCGCTCGATAACCGACGCGACTACACCAAGCTGGACTGGGAAATCTGGACCGCGACCCTCACCGGCAAGCGCGACGACTTCGAGACGATTCTCGACCCCGTCATCGCGTTCCTGAACGAAACGCCCGACCGAAATCCGATGTCCGACTGGTACGACACCGTCAACGCCAAGCAGCAAGGCTTCCAGGCTCGATCCGTCGTCGGCGGCGTCTTCATCAAGATGCTCGACACGCCGTTCTGGAAGAAGTACGCCGCGCGCGACAAGGATACGGCCAAGGACTGGGCCAAACTCCCGGTCCCGCCAAAGCTCACGCCGATCCTCCCCATCTCGACCCAAAAGGCGGTGGACTGGCGCTACGTGGACGCCACTCCGGGCGACGGTTGGTCGAACGCAGTCTTCGATGATTCCAATTGGAACGTCGCTCCGGCCGGGTTTGGCGAGGGTGACAACCGCGGCGGGCAGATCCGCACGCCGTGGAAGACCAAGGACATTTGGATGCGCACGACCTTCGACCTCGGCAAGGTTTCGGCTGAGAATGTCCGCCTGATCTTGGCTCACGACGACGGCGCCGAGGTGTACATCAATGGCGTCCTCGCCGTCCATGCTCCCGGTGCCGCTGGATACGACACTTACCAACTGCCGAAGACGGTCATCGCTAGTCTCAAGGCGACCGGAAACGTCATCGCCGTCCACGTCCACGACGATGGTGGTGACCGTTACGCCGACGCGGGCATCGCTGCCGTCTCGAAGTAA
- a CDS encoding SDR family NAD(P)-dependent oxidoreductase, with protein sequence MENVALVTGADRGLGLAITRQLLEKGWIVLAGKHMDWPDLDDLAKQYPDTCHLLTLDVGSDESVQAAAMVAATKVDHIDLLISNAAINRSHQLQTIRQEQNFGNMADEFNVNAIGALRLVHAFLPLLDQGRAKRLCFVSSEAGSIGASARTGWFGYCMSKAALNMAVKNMSNDLGPQGFDLRLYHPGWLKTYMSGERNDQARYEPEEGATFALNYFLDPDRSPELALRDYEGNDYPW encoded by the coding sequence ATGGAAAACGTCGCACTCGTCACCGGAGCCGACCGCGGACTCGGACTCGCCATCACCCGCCAACTGCTGGAGAAAGGGTGGATCGTCCTCGCCGGAAAGCACATGGATTGGCCTGATCTCGACGACCTGGCCAAGCAATATCCCGACACTTGCCATCTGCTCACCCTCGATGTCGGTTCCGACGAGTCCGTCCAAGCCGCCGCAATGGTCGCCGCAACGAAGGTCGACCATATCGACCTCCTCATCTCTAACGCCGCCATCAATCGCTCCCACCAACTTCAAACCATCCGTCAGGAGCAGAACTTCGGCAACATGGCCGACGAATTCAACGTCAACGCCATCGGCGCCCTGCGCCTCGTCCACGCCTTTCTTCCCCTTCTCGACCAGGGCCGGGCCAAGCGGCTCTGCTTCGTCTCGTCCGAAGCCGGAAGCATCGGCGCCAGCGCCCGCACCGGCTGGTTCGGCTACTGCATGTCCAAAGCCGCCCTCAATATGGCCGTCAAGAATATGTCCAACGACCTCGGCCCCCAAGGCTTCGACCTGCGGCTCTACCACCCGGGCTGGCTAAAGACCTATATGTCCGGAGAGCGAAACGATCAAGCCCGCTACGAACCCGAAGAAGGAGCGACCTTCGCGCTCAACTATTTCCTCGACCCCGACCGAAGTCCTGAACTGGCCCTTCGCGACTACGAAGGGAACGATTACCCGTGGTAG
- a CDS encoding carboxylesterase family protein has product MIDRRGFLVGAAGLAVRPWQFLDAAGPTVRVEQGTLLGRDERGLRVFRGIPFARPPLRFRAPEPPAQWFGARRAFDNAPAAMQSGQGDSEDCLYLNIWAPKGEGPFPVYVWIHGGGNVGGGTNGQSGASFARDGVIVVTVAYRLGAFGYLKLDDLLGPEYAGSGANGIRDLIAALRWVQRNIAAFGGDPGSVTIGGQSAGAKNVAALVAAPEAKGLFARAIMESGSGHTVHTPAQASDVTRALLAALNLQEKDAERLLSLSAKELLDGQHRLLDHYPHNYPFRPATGNSVLSKRPVDLVDNRIPLLIGTNRDEGLSFMDRSSVDRPVESRATSNIPFSAVPELEARYNRAFASLSSLERRIRLISAEEYWMPSVRFAEAHSHRGGKTWMYRFDHTNQEGHVMHGAELDFAWNHHEGWSMHEIWVDFMHGREHSGWPQYDGRDRKTMIFGQDGGMSVVEDPRGDERRLWDGILS; this is encoded by the coding sequence GTGATCGATCGACGCGGATTTCTGGTGGGAGCGGCGGGACTCGCCGTTCGTCCGTGGCAGTTTTTGGACGCGGCGGGGCCGACCGTCCGGGTGGAGCAGGGGACGCTTTTGGGCCGGGACGAGCGGGGATTGCGGGTGTTTCGTGGCATTCCGTTTGCCCGTCCCCCACTTCGATTTCGAGCGCCGGAGCCGCCTGCGCAGTGGTTTGGGGCCCGGCGTGCGTTCGACAATGCTCCAGCCGCAATGCAGTCGGGTCAGGGGGATTCGGAAGACTGTCTGTACCTGAATATTTGGGCCCCGAAAGGTGAAGGGCCATTTCCGGTTTACGTCTGGATTCACGGCGGAGGCAATGTTGGCGGTGGGACCAACGGCCAGAGCGGGGCTTCGTTTGCCCGCGACGGCGTCATCGTCGTGACGGTGGCTTACAGGCTGGGAGCCTTTGGGTATCTGAAGCTCGATGATCTGCTGGGGCCGGAGTACGCGGGGAGCGGGGCGAACGGCATTCGCGATTTGATTGCGGCTCTGCGCTGGGTTCAGCGGAATATTGCCGCGTTTGGCGGCGATCCCGGTTCGGTGACGATCGGCGGGCAGTCGGCGGGGGCCAAGAATGTGGCGGCGTTGGTCGCTGCGCCGGAAGCGAAGGGGCTGTTTGCGAGGGCGATCATGGAGAGCGGGAGCGGGCACACGGTGCATACCCCCGCCCAGGCGTCGGACGTGACGCGGGCGTTGCTGGCGGCTCTCAATCTGCAAGAAAAGGATGCTGAGCGGCTGCTGTCGCTGTCGGCGAAAGAGCTTTTGGATGGTCAGCATCGGTTGCTGGACCACTATCCGCACAACTATCCGTTTCGACCAGCGACCGGGAACTCGGTTCTGTCGAAGCGGCCGGTCGACTTGGTGGACAACCGCATTCCGCTCTTGATTGGGACGAATCGCGACGAAGGGCTGTCGTTTATGGATCGATCGAGCGTGGATCGGCCGGTCGAATCGCGCGCGACCTCGAACATTCCGTTCTCGGCGGTGCCGGAGTTGGAGGCGAGATACAACAGGGCCTTTGCCTCGCTGAGTTCGCTGGAGCGGCGGATTCGGCTGATTTCGGCGGAAGAGTATTGGATGCCCAGCGTTCGATTTGCCGAGGCGCATTCGCACCGAGGCGGGAAGACGTGGATGTACCGGTTTGACCACACCAACCAGGAAGGCCACGTGATGCACGGGGCGGAACTGGATTTCGCCTGGAACCACCATGAAGGGTGGTCGATGCACGAGATTTGGGTGGACTTTATGCACGGGCGTGAGCATTCGGGCTGGCCACAGTACGACGGTCGAGATCGGAAGACCATGATCTTTGGTCAGGACGGCGGAATGTCCGTGGTGGAGGACCCGCGCGGCGACGAGCGGAGGCTGTGGGACGGCATTTTGTCGTAA
- a CDS encoding amidohydrolase yields the protein MTLAEIRHDLHAHPQVRFEEVFASELVQRELTALGIEFKAGLARGTGVLGYLPATTDPATAPTIALRADMDALPIHEDTGLPYASTIPNRMHACGHDGHTTILIGAARELAAKTHRPNNILFVFQPAEEGGGGGNLMVQDGCLNGSVLGKRADFMFGLHGWSTVKLGHVATRVGSLMASTDDMMVEFHGQGGHAAAPDTTKDPVVAIAHLVTALQSIVARNVDPFANGVVTVGQVHGGTTHNIIPMSAWLQGTIRAMNDEVRDRLCERVRTIAQGIADAFEMKAEIKVERGYPVVVNDGKAVERFLRVARNELGDEFVSDDAKPTMGGEDFAYYGAECPSCFYQLGLIPEGRDDYASVHTPYFDFNDDAIAVGVKLMTGLALSTE from the coding sequence ATGACTCTCGCTGAAATTCGCCACGACCTGCACGCCCACCCTCAGGTTCGATTTGAGGAGGTTTTTGCCTCGGAACTGGTTCAACGCGAACTGACGGCGCTTGGAATCGAGTTTAAGGCGGGCCTGGCGAGAGGGACCGGCGTGTTGGGCTATCTTCCGGCCACGACCGACCCAGCGACGGCACCGACCATCGCCTTGCGGGCGGACATGGACGCCCTGCCGATCCATGAAGACACCGGCTTGCCGTATGCGTCCACGATTCCGAATCGGATGCACGCCTGTGGGCACGACGGTCACACCACGATCCTGATAGGGGCGGCGCGTGAGTTGGCGGCGAAGACCCACCGGCCGAACAACATTCTCTTCGTGTTTCAACCGGCGGAAGAGGGCGGCGGAGGCGGAAACCTGATGGTTCAAGACGGGTGTCTGAACGGCTCGGTGCTCGGCAAGAGGGCCGATTTTATGTTCGGTTTGCATGGGTGGTCGACGGTCAAGCTGGGCCACGTGGCGACCCGGGTTGGTTCGCTGATGGCTTCGACCGACGACATGATGGTCGAGTTTCATGGTCAGGGCGGGCATGCGGCGGCACCAGACACGACGAAGGATCCGGTTGTGGCGATCGCCCACTTGGTGACGGCGTTACAGTCGATTGTGGCGCGCAATGTGGACCCGTTCGCGAATGGCGTGGTGACAGTCGGCCAGGTACACGGAGGGACGACGCACAACATCATTCCGATGTCGGCGTGGCTTCAGGGCACGATTCGGGCGATGAACGACGAGGTGCGCGATCGACTTTGTGAGCGAGTTCGGACGATCGCTCAGGGCATCGCGGACGCCTTTGAGATGAAGGCCGAAATCAAGGTCGAGCGAGGTTATCCGGTGGTGGTCAATGACGGAAAGGCGGTCGAGCGGTTCTTGCGGGTCGCACGAAATGAGCTTGGCGACGAGTTTGTTTCCGACGACGCGAAGCCGACCATGGGTGGAGAAGACTTTGCCTATTACGGGGCCGAATGTCCGAGTTGTTTCTATCAGTTGGGGCTCATCCCCGAAGGACGGGATGACTACGCAAGCGTCCATACGCCTTACTTCGACTTCAACGACGATGCGATCGCGGTTGGGGTCAAGCTGATGACTGGCCTGGCGCTCTCGACCGAGTAG
- a CDS encoding DUF1289 domain-containing protein, translating into MENEQEQPLLPCPSPCVKHCGIDESLICSGCYRTGREVAAWPKMTDQERWDLLLELDRRRASDS; encoded by the coding sequence ATGGAAAATGAGCAAGAACAGCCGCTTTTGCCGTGCCCGTCGCCGTGCGTCAAGCACTGTGGAATCGACGAGTCGCTGATCTGTTCCGGTTGCTATCGGACGGGGCGAGAGGTTGCGGCGTGGCCGAAGATGACGGACCAGGAACGATGGGATTTGTTGCTGGAACTGGATCGGCGGCGGGCCTCAGATTCCTAG
- a CDS encoding DUF1439 domain-containing protein codes for MRNRRRALVVGVLLLMLAVVGLRLILHRTIRLTPAEIQADVAHQFPVERNETLYRYRLDQPTISIDPATDLVSMAVTADASAIGTSSLHARVSATGNLRYQADMGELFLDHPRALISQVDFGGMPDRYRTAASQILAQGIETYVSRNPIYRLRQGDTKALAIRRRLKSLQIKNGEVVIELGI; via the coding sequence ATGAGGAATCGACGTCGAGCGCTGGTCGTGGGAGTTCTGCTCCTCATGCTTGCGGTCGTCGGTCTCCGCCTCATTCTGCATCGAACCATCCGCCTAACTCCGGCGGAAATTCAAGCCGATGTCGCCCACCAATTCCCGGTCGAGCGCAACGAAACGCTCTATCGATATCGCCTGGACCAGCCCACCATTTCGATCGACCCAGCCACCGATCTGGTGTCAATGGCCGTGACCGCCGACGCCTCCGCCATTGGCACATCTTCCCTTCACGCGCGCGTTTCGGCGACCGGAAACCTGCGCTACCAAGCTGACATGGGAGAACTCTTCCTCGATCATCCCCGGGCCCTCATCTCCCAAGTCGATTTCGGAGGCATGCCCGATCGCTACCGCACCGCCGCAAGCCAGATACTGGCCCAGGGCATCGAAACCTACGTTTCGCGCAACCCGATCTACCGACTCCGACAAGGCGATACAAAAGCGCTCGCAATCCGCCGCCGACTGAAGTCGCTCCAAATCAAGAACGGCGAAGTCGTTATCGAGCTAGGAATCTGA
- a CDS encoding LacI family DNA-binding transcriptional regulator, whose translation MTHRNGTMVRLKDVAYLAGYDISTVSKVLQGGKIHASEEARQRILKAADELGYRPNLAARALRTRRSGAIVMAFPKFGDPVHPALTQGAEEAANRLGQAFLVYKYPEPVATEALLNLVLQGRADGIIVSDDLPEEQFLPKAAGSKIPIVTLNRQAGEVVPSVVLDDEEGFTVQASYLLGLGHSQIAFVAVHPESQTSQFCMAAFLETCAAAGHPVPEDRILSCLYDGSDVQPVIRAILGMNPRPTAIATASLVTAMRIIQGLVESGIKVPQEMSVIGYHDSPMGEWSTPQTTTIRMPSVEQGARSVERLCALIAGEPGDMQEIVSTPIMVVERGSCSRVTKR comes from the coding sequence ATGACCCATCGAAACGGCACGATGGTAAGGCTCAAAGACGTTGCTTATCTGGCCGGATACGACATTTCGACCGTATCCAAAGTTCTTCAAGGCGGGAAAATTCACGCCTCAGAAGAGGCTCGACAGCGCATTTTGAAGGCCGCGGACGAGCTGGGATACCGACCAAATTTGGCGGCGCGAGCCCTGCGCACCCGGCGTTCTGGCGCGATCGTCATGGCGTTTCCGAAGTTTGGCGATCCAGTTCATCCGGCGCTGACACAAGGGGCGGAAGAGGCGGCGAACCGCTTGGGGCAAGCATTCCTGGTTTACAAATATCCCGAGCCGGTGGCGACGGAAGCGTTATTGAATCTGGTTTTGCAGGGGCGGGCGGACGGGATCATCGTCTCGGACGACCTGCCCGAAGAGCAGTTTTTGCCGAAGGCGGCGGGGAGCAAGATTCCGATTGTAACCCTGAATCGGCAGGCGGGGGAGGTTGTTCCCTCGGTCGTGTTGGACGACGAAGAAGGATTTACGGTACAGGCCAGCTATCTGCTGGGGCTGGGGCACTCGCAGATCGCGTTTGTGGCCGTTCATCCCGAGAGTCAGACTTCGCAGTTCTGCATGGCGGCGTTCTTGGAGACGTGCGCGGCGGCCGGGCATCCAGTACCGGAGGATCGAATTTTGTCGTGCTTGTACGACGGAAGCGACGTTCAGCCAGTGATTCGGGCGATTTTGGGAATGAACCCACGTCCGACCGCGATTGCGACGGCAAGCTTGGTGACGGCGATGCGGATCATTCAAGGACTGGTGGAATCGGGAATCAAGGTTCCGCAGGAGATGAGCGTGATTGGCTACCACGATTCCCCAATGGGCGAGTGGAGTACGCCACAGACCACAACTATTCGAATGCCGAGCGTAGAGCAAGGGGCTCGGTCGGTGGAGAGATTGTGTGCACTGATCGCGGGCGAGCCAGGCGACATGCAAGAAATCGTCAGCACGCCAATCATGGTGGTCGAGCGTGGGTCCTGCAGTCGAGTCACGAAGCGCTAA